A single window of Bombyx mori chromosome 17, ASM3026992v2 DNA harbors:
- the LOC101742754 gene encoding BTB/POZ domain-containing protein KCTD5, with amino-acid sequence MAEHIDCSDFMEENIQKFNNERRSSKQWVKLNVGGTYFLTTKTTLCRDPNSFLYRLVQEDSDLISDRDETGAYLIDRDPTYFSPVLNYLRHGKLVINNDIAEEGVLEEAEFYNITELIRLVKERICLRERRPLKDSKKHVYRVLQFHEEELTQMVSTMSDGWKFEQLINIGSQYNYGNDEHAEFLCVVSRECGSTLNSNDIESTDRAKVLQQKGSRM; translated from the exons ATGGCGGAGCATATTGACTGTAGTGATTTTATGGaagaaaatatacaaaaatttaataatgaaaggCGGAGTAGCAAACAATGGGTCAAACTTAACGTTGGTGGAACGTATTTTTTAACTACAAAAACAACTCTATGTAGGGATCCTAATTCATTTTTGTATCGATTAGTTCAAGAGGATAGTGACTTGATATCAGACAGG GATGAGACTGGCGCTTATTTAATAGATAGAGACCCGACATATTTTTCACCTGTCCTCAATTATCTTCGCCACGGTAAATTGGTGATTAACAATGATATTGCTGAAGAAGGGGTTCTCGAAGAAGCAGAATTCTACAACATTACGGAACTTATAAGATTAGTTAAAGAGAGAATATGTCTCAGAGAGAGAAGACCTTTGAAAGATTCCAAGAAACATGTATACAGAGTTCTGCAGTTTCATGAAGAGGAGCTGACACAGATGGTTTCCACAATGTCAGATGGTTGGAAATTTGAACAACTAATCAATATTGGTTCACAGTATAACTATGGCAATGATGAACATGCAGAGTTCCTTTGTGTGGTTAGTCGTGAATGTGGTAGTACACTCAACAGTAATGACATTGAGTCAACAGATCGTGCAAAAGTGTTGCAGCAAAAAGGCTCACGAATGTGA
- the LOC101742520 gene encoding mucin-5AC isoform X1, protein MSGNMESDRSVTTGKMYPIDLAPQKITIVKNVTNNEVKMAHLISGQTKTSGSNPILGHSNASSTVMRPGLAQIIAPNVVSQPHMILSGSPILQGTQIVSQGSQILGQNSQIISQSQLITPSGQIISPATQIISQGTQLSAPASTSNNASVQNTIQTNVASSVSGAQVLNVGQLVTGAGNVVVNSSVRTLPPTVRVIPPSTHHNTRPAVQLSSVSNSGGVLVTKTVSTTSHVPRGLAAGASLAVRPVAPPVSQSSGLVNSGSTWSNTNRTARSALVYATRPSTPAPASLSTILTIPTTSTLNSSGVISSTVRGLSPRLPTASPTSAGPPPRPLPLLQRNYQPAKVVGVASVGVRGVVGNSAPTQLYYEVPRAPHPAHSPAPAANLTHPPVAATIPSTGLGLTTNSAGLGHAGVTSTGLGHGGSAPASAGLSHAASAGLGHVATASTGLGHGGLTGLSLAANVASAPMGGLAHALTAHVHRPLTPYAQSHTHPSVNQVNSSSALPETRRSPALLSSNSTTSITAQPRPSILRKRDLESSPIKPISIVQTSAYNTGTGWEDVPAGGGGSGSTTISASSSPHPDDEPEPPPIDSDLSPRKKPRKQTLTNDVRHCDYQNDEQPSSPPQITIKTPKRPQLGSSYVCGWRGTALHFVRPSDVKRREPRPRDITAIAAQRHVLATADGWKLHHLTAQMDDLVSLESDVGEQLSVLLRGLESAPMRALSALQPHEHPLLELLKGNIQRSKIVCEGIQEARADILRVFTHRKFVSEILTRQADKRCFRKHRSQS, encoded by the exons ATGAGTGGTAATATGGAAAGTGATAGATCTGTTACAACTGGCAAGATGTACCCAATAGATTTGGCGCCTCAAAAAATCACTATAGTTAAAAATGTAACTAATAATGAGGTTAAAATGGCGCATTTAATAAGTGGACAAACCAAAACTTCGGGTTCTAACCCCATACTGGGTCACTCCAACGCTAGTTCGACAGTGATGCGACCTGGCTTGGCGCAGATTATTGCGCCGAATGTTGTCTCCCAG CCTCACATGATATTAAGCGGATCACCAATATTGCAGGGAACTCAGATTGTCAGCCAAGGGTCCCAAATATTAGGACAAAACTCACAAATTATATCCCAATCACAACTGATCACACCAAGCGGTCAAATTATAAGTCCTGCTACACAGATCATAAGTCAAGGAACTCAGTTGTCAGCTCCTGCATCAACATCTAACAACGCCAGTGTGCAGAATACCATACAAACCAATGTTGCATCATCAGTGAGTGGTGCCCAGGTACTGAATGTAGGACAGCTTGTCACAGGTGCCGGAAATGTAGTGGTAAACTCATCAGTGAGGACATTACCTCCTACAGTCAGAGTTATACCACCATCAACCCATCATAATACAAGACCAG CTGTTCAATTGTCAAGTGTGAGTAATTCAGGAGGGGTTCTTGTGACCAAAACTGTGAGTACAACAAGTCATGTGCCACGCGGACTCGCTGCTGGAGCATCCCTTGCAGTGAGACCTGTGGCACCGCCTGTCTCTCAATCTTCCGGATTAG TGAATTCGGGCAGCACATGGTCAAACACCAATCGCACTGCCCGCAGTGCATTGGTGTATGCAACAAGACCATCAACTCCTGCTCCTGCTTCTCTATCCACAATACTCACAATACCAACCACTTCAACACTCAATT CAAGTGGTGTAATATCAAGCACAGTTCGTGGACTAAGTCCTAGGCTGCCAACAGCTTCCCCTACTTCTGCAGGACCGCCACCTCGACCTCTACCACTGCTGCAGCGAAATTACCAACCAGCAAAA GTGGTAGGTGTGGCGAGTGTAGGCGTTCGCGGTGTAGTGGGTAACAGTGCGCCCACACAGCTGTACTACGAAGTGCCTCGCGCCCCTCACCCCGCGCACTCCCCCGCGCCCGCCGCCAACCTCACGCACCCGCCAGTTGCCGCTACTATCCCCTCTACCGGACTCGGTCTTACGACTAATTCTGCGGGACTCGGTCACGCCGGCGTCACTTCGACGGGCTTAGGACACGGTGGCAGTGCTCCCGCTTCGGCTGGATTGAGTCACGCGGCTTCCGCGGGACTGGGTCACGTGGCAACCGCGTCTACGGGACTAGGACACGGCGGCCTCACGGGCCTCTCGCTAGCTGCGAACGTGGCCAGCGCTCCTATGGGCGGACTCGCACACGCGCTCACTGCGCACGTACATCGGCCGCTCACACCTTACGCGCAATCCCACACACATCCGTCAG TGAACCAGGTGAACTCTTCATCGGCATTACCAGAAACCAGGCGGTCTCCGGCCCTTTTGTCCTCGAATTCTACAACTTCCATTACAGCGCAACCGAGGCCCTCGATACTCAGAAAAAGGGATCTCGAGAG TTCGCCAATAAAACCTATAAGCATAGTACAGACAAGTGCTTACAATACTGGCACAGGCTGGGAAGACGTGCCAGCTGGAGGTGGAGGTTCAGGCTCGACCACAATCTCGGCCTCCTCGTCTCCACACCCGGACGACGAACCAGAGCCCCCGCCTATAGATAGTGACCTCTCCCCTAGAAAGAAACCAAGGAAACAGAC GTTGACTAATGACGTCAGACATTGTGACTATCAGAATGACGAGCAGCCATCGTCGCCACCTCAGATAACTATAAAAACACCAAAAC GTCCGCAGCTGGGCTCTAGCTACGTGTGCGGGTGGCGCGGCACGGCGCTGCACTTCGTGCGACCCAGTGACGTCAAACGTCGGGAGCCGCGTCCGCGTGACATCACCGCCATCGCCGCGCAACGACACGTGCTCGCCACCGCGGACGGCTGGAAGCTGCACCACCTCACCGCACAGATGGACGATCTC GTATCATTGGAATCAGACGTGGGAGAACAGTTATCGGTACTACTACGAGGTTTAGAATCAGCACCAATGCGAGCTCTCAGTGCCTTACAGCCACACGAACATCCTCTCTTGGAATTGCTCAAA GGTAACATACAAAGGAGTAAAATAGTATGTGAAGGTATCCAGGAAGCGAGAGCCGACATACTGCGAGTATTTACACACCGGAAATTTGTATCAGAAATTCTAACTCGACAAGCTGACAAAAGATGTTTTAGAAAGCATAGATCCCAATCATAG
- the LOC101742520 gene encoding mucin-5AC isoform X2, whose product MSGNMESDRSVTTGKMYPIDLAPQKITIVKNVTNNEVKMAHLISGQTKTSGSNPILGHSNASSTVMRPGLAQIIAPNVVSQGTQIVSQGSQILGQNSQIISQSQLITPSGQIISPATQIISQGTQLSAPASTSNNASVQNTIQTNVASSVSGAQVLNVGQLVTGAGNVVVNSSVRTLPPTVRVIPPSTHHNTRPAVQLSSVSNSGGVLVTKTVSTTSHVPRGLAAGASLAVRPVAPPVSQSSGLVNSGSTWSNTNRTARSALVYATRPSTPAPASLSTILTIPTTSTLNSSGVISSTVRGLSPRLPTASPTSAGPPPRPLPLLQRNYQPAKVVGVASVGVRGVVGNSAPTQLYYEVPRAPHPAHSPAPAANLTHPPVAATIPSTGLGLTTNSAGLGHAGVTSTGLGHGGSAPASAGLSHAASAGLGHVATASTGLGHGGLTGLSLAANVASAPMGGLAHALTAHVHRPLTPYAQSHTHPSVNQVNSSSALPETRRSPALLSSNSTTSITAQPRPSILRKRDLESSPIKPISIVQTSAYNTGTGWEDVPAGGGGSGSTTISASSSPHPDDEPEPPPIDSDLSPRKKPRKQTLTNDVRHCDYQNDEQPSSPPQITIKTPKRPQLGSSYVCGWRGTALHFVRPSDVKRREPRPRDITAIAAQRHVLATADGWKLHHLTAQMDDLVSLESDVGEQLSVLLRGLESAPMRALSALQPHEHPLLELLKGNIQRSKIVCEGIQEARADILRVFTHRKFVSEILTRQADKRCFRKHRSQS is encoded by the exons ATGAGTGGTAATATGGAAAGTGATAGATCTGTTACAACTGGCAAGATGTACCCAATAGATTTGGCGCCTCAAAAAATCACTATAGTTAAAAATGTAACTAATAATGAGGTTAAAATGGCGCATTTAATAAGTGGACAAACCAAAACTTCGGGTTCTAACCCCATACTGGGTCACTCCAACGCTAGTTCGACAGTGATGCGACCTGGCTTGGCGCAGATTATTGCGCCGAATGTTGTCTCCCAG GGAACTCAGATTGTCAGCCAAGGGTCCCAAATATTAGGACAAAACTCACAAATTATATCCCAATCACAACTGATCACACCAAGCGGTCAAATTATAAGTCCTGCTACACAGATCATAAGTCAAGGAACTCAGTTGTCAGCTCCTGCATCAACATCTAACAACGCCAGTGTGCAGAATACCATACAAACCAATGTTGCATCATCAGTGAGTGGTGCCCAGGTACTGAATGTAGGACAGCTTGTCACAGGTGCCGGAAATGTAGTGGTAAACTCATCAGTGAGGACATTACCTCCTACAGTCAGAGTTATACCACCATCAACCCATCATAATACAAGACCAG CTGTTCAATTGTCAAGTGTGAGTAATTCAGGAGGGGTTCTTGTGACCAAAACTGTGAGTACAACAAGTCATGTGCCACGCGGACTCGCTGCTGGAGCATCCCTTGCAGTGAGACCTGTGGCACCGCCTGTCTCTCAATCTTCCGGATTAG TGAATTCGGGCAGCACATGGTCAAACACCAATCGCACTGCCCGCAGTGCATTGGTGTATGCAACAAGACCATCAACTCCTGCTCCTGCTTCTCTATCCACAATACTCACAATACCAACCACTTCAACACTCAATT CAAGTGGTGTAATATCAAGCACAGTTCGTGGACTAAGTCCTAGGCTGCCAACAGCTTCCCCTACTTCTGCAGGACCGCCACCTCGACCTCTACCACTGCTGCAGCGAAATTACCAACCAGCAAAA GTGGTAGGTGTGGCGAGTGTAGGCGTTCGCGGTGTAGTGGGTAACAGTGCGCCCACACAGCTGTACTACGAAGTGCCTCGCGCCCCTCACCCCGCGCACTCCCCCGCGCCCGCCGCCAACCTCACGCACCCGCCAGTTGCCGCTACTATCCCCTCTACCGGACTCGGTCTTACGACTAATTCTGCGGGACTCGGTCACGCCGGCGTCACTTCGACGGGCTTAGGACACGGTGGCAGTGCTCCCGCTTCGGCTGGATTGAGTCACGCGGCTTCCGCGGGACTGGGTCACGTGGCAACCGCGTCTACGGGACTAGGACACGGCGGCCTCACGGGCCTCTCGCTAGCTGCGAACGTGGCCAGCGCTCCTATGGGCGGACTCGCACACGCGCTCACTGCGCACGTACATCGGCCGCTCACACCTTACGCGCAATCCCACACACATCCGTCAG TGAACCAGGTGAACTCTTCATCGGCATTACCAGAAACCAGGCGGTCTCCGGCCCTTTTGTCCTCGAATTCTACAACTTCCATTACAGCGCAACCGAGGCCCTCGATACTCAGAAAAAGGGATCTCGAGAG TTCGCCAATAAAACCTATAAGCATAGTACAGACAAGTGCTTACAATACTGGCACAGGCTGGGAAGACGTGCCAGCTGGAGGTGGAGGTTCAGGCTCGACCACAATCTCGGCCTCCTCGTCTCCACACCCGGACGACGAACCAGAGCCCCCGCCTATAGATAGTGACCTCTCCCCTAGAAAGAAACCAAGGAAACAGAC GTTGACTAATGACGTCAGACATTGTGACTATCAGAATGACGAGCAGCCATCGTCGCCACCTCAGATAACTATAAAAACACCAAAAC GTCCGCAGCTGGGCTCTAGCTACGTGTGCGGGTGGCGCGGCACGGCGCTGCACTTCGTGCGACCCAGTGACGTCAAACGTCGGGAGCCGCGTCCGCGTGACATCACCGCCATCGCCGCGCAACGACACGTGCTCGCCACCGCGGACGGCTGGAAGCTGCACCACCTCACCGCACAGATGGACGATCTC GTATCATTGGAATCAGACGTGGGAGAACAGTTATCGGTACTACTACGAGGTTTAGAATCAGCACCAATGCGAGCTCTCAGTGCCTTACAGCCACACGAACATCCTCTCTTGGAATTGCTCAAA GGTAACATACAAAGGAGTAAAATAGTATGTGAAGGTATCCAGGAAGCGAGAGCCGACATACTGCGAGTATTTACACACCGGAAATTTGTATCAGAAATTCTAACTCGACAAGCTGACAAAAGATGTTTTAGAAAGCATAGATCCCAATCATAG